A single genomic interval of Arachis duranensis cultivar V14167 chromosome 7, aradu.V14167.gnm2.J7QH, whole genome shotgun sequence harbors:
- the LOC107459722 gene encoding uncharacterized protein LOC107459722, producing the protein MDTTTTTNWRDQLQPETRQIILNNIMGKLKFCHLPGDVDEDLELQKIAHSIEQKSYGGATTPADYFEKIASKILLLEKAREREWRYQLRPDCRQRIVNKITETLRRHLPVSGPEGSQELWKIARRFEEKIFIAATSQSDYLRKISLKMLTMETTSQGRHGQLSNQIGLNNEPANPGFGMSSDSSSQTAPMRWNVRNGPCACFGL; encoded by the exons ATGGACACAACAACAACGACTAACTGGAGGGATCAACTGCAGCCTGAAACCCGCCAAATCATTCTCAACAATAT AATGGGCAAGTTAAAGTTCTGTCATCTTCCTGGGGATGTTGATGAAGACCTTGAACTTCAAAAAATTGCTCATAGTATTGAGCAGAAAAGTTATGGTGGTGCTACAACCCCG GCTGATTATTTTGAGAAAATAGCTTCCAAGATTCTTTTGTTGGAGA AAGCAAGAGAAAGAGAATGGAGATATCAGCTTCGCCCTGATTGCCGACAAAGAATTGTCAACAAAAT AACGGAAACGTTAAGAAGACATCTTCCTGTTAGTGGCCCGGAGGGATCACAAGAACTTTGGAAGATTGCCCGAAGGTTTGAGGAGAAGATTTTTATAGCTGCAACCAGCCAG AGTGATtaccttagaaaaatatctttaaagatgcttaCAATGGAGACTACATCCCAGGGACGCCATGGACAACTATCAAATCAGATTGGCCTTAACAATGAACCTGCCAATCCAG GGTTTGGGATGAGCAGTGACTCGTCTTCACAAACAGCTCCAATGCGATGGAATGTTCGTAATGGACCATGTGCCTGTTTCGGACTTTGA